The Neoarius graeffei isolate fNeoGra1 chromosome 10, fNeoGra1.pri, whole genome shotgun sequence genome has a segment encoding these proteins:
- the LOC132892773 gene encoding H-2 class II histocompatibility antigen, I-E beta chain-like, protein MSELLRILLLLLPAILHTANGNSQAHPFWCLWSSDDLSDMEYIESSIFNKIKYMEYNSTLGKYVGYTAHGIYNAERANNDTARLQALKTNVDSFCKPNAQIYYSNILSKAVEPRVKVTLVKKSDGTHPARLMCSAYSFYPPKIEVTWLRNGKEIKGDVTYTEEMADGDWYYQIHSNLDYMPKSGEEISCVVQHASFQKPMVYKWGESDHHSQI, encoded by the exons ATGTCGGAGCTGCTGAGAATACTGCTCCTCTTACTGCCTGCCATCCTGCACACAGCAA ATGGAAATTCACAGGCACATCCATTTTGGTGCCTCTGGAGCTCTGATGATCTCAGTGACATGGAGTACATAGAGTCTTCCATCTTCAATAAGATCAAATACATGGAGTATAACAGCACTCTGGGGAAGTATGTGGGATACACTGCACACGGCATCTATAACGCAGAGAGAGCGAACAATGACACTGCACGGCTGCAAGCACTGAAAACCAATGTGGATAGTTTCTGTAAGCCCAATGCTCAGATTTACTACAGCAACATCCTCAGTAAAGCGG TTGAGCCCCGGGTTAAGGTCACTTTGGTAAAGAAGTCAGATGGCACTCACCCAGCCAGGCTGATGTGCAGCGCTTACAGCTTTTACCCCCCAAAGATTGAGGTGACCTGGCTGAGAAACGGGAAAGAGATTAAGGGTGATGTGACGTACACTGAGGAGATGGCTGATGGAGACTGGTACTATCAGATCCACTCAAATCTGGATTACATGCCAAAATCTGGAGAGGAGATCTCCTGTGTGGTGCAACACGCCAGCTTCCAAAAGCCCATGGTCTATAAGTGGGGTGAGTCTGATCATCACAGTCAGATCTAA